The Paenibacillus uliginis N3/975 genome has a window encoding:
- a CDS encoding ABC transporter permease, whose product MASYFRALSSEWLKLSSPVIWLQIILSPALALLIGITQGNSLMPWHVLVALMASMHALLFLPILTGMLGAMVCRYEHSGGGWKQLLVMPISRGAVYFAKFSIVGLILAATQLLFLGAVLVTGLFHGIKEPLPWDMIATSLLGGWAACLPLAALQLAVSTAWSSFAAPLALNVVFTIPNILVANSATYAPYYPWAQPLLAMMPSGEEGFGAFSVPFQTLMPVVIGGFLLFFIAGFIYFQRKEV is encoded by the coding sequence ATGGCATCCTACTTTCGAGCTTTATCTTCCGAATGGTTGAAATTGTCCAGCCCTGTCATATGGCTCCAGATCATTCTGAGCCCGGCGCTTGCTCTTCTGATCGGAATTACCCAAGGAAATTCCTTGATGCCATGGCACGTTTTAGTTGCCTTGATGGCCAGTATGCATGCTCTGCTGTTTCTTCCGATCCTGACCGGGATGCTGGGCGCCATGGTCTGTCGATATGAGCATTCTGGTGGCGGCTGGAAGCAGCTACTTGTCATGCCGATTTCACGCGGAGCCGTATATTTCGCTAAGTTTTCCATCGTTGGTCTTATACTGGCTGCTACACAGCTGCTGTTTCTGGGGGCTGTTCTTGTCACAGGATTGTTCCACGGCATTAAGGAGCCCTTACCATGGGACATGATAGCGACAAGCTTGCTTGGCGGCTGGGCAGCCTGCCTGCCTTTGGCGGCACTTCAGTTGGCTGTATCCACAGCCTGGAGCAGCTTTGCAGCACCGCTAGCACTGAATGTTGTATTCACGATTCCGAATATTCTCGTGGCGAACTCGGCAACATACGCCCCGTACTATCCATGGGCACAGCCGCTGCTAGCAATGATGCCATCTGGTGAAGAAGGATTCGGAGCTTTTTCGGTACCTTTTCAAACGTTAATGCCTGTCGTAATTGGTGGGTTTCTGCTCTTCTTTATCGCAGGCTTTATCTACTTCCAGCGCAAGGAAGTGTAG
- a CDS encoding ABC transporter permease — protein MMVRALSADFLKIRGKGIWLLALIAPIGLIAMQALNFGLRYDYLMKVYAADPWGGLIENILMFVPIAIILGITLVCSLVANVENQLSSWKQLLALPITRTAVFSAKFVMVLLVLCVSCILLSVGTPVLGFALGMDMQNIPYGDLIRLGLVPLMGAVPLLALQLWLSLTTKNQGIAVSFGVTASVVSLFALKFPDWMPLKWPLMAYIGPGQTKVISAGLLLGAVITLAGLIHFNRRDVN, from the coding sequence ATGATGGTCCGCGCACTGTCCGCCGATTTCCTGAAAATTCGCGGTAAAGGCATCTGGCTTCTTGCCTTGATCGCCCCGATCGGACTCATTGCCATGCAGGCCTTGAATTTTGGACTTCGGTACGACTACTTGATGAAAGTATACGCAGCTGATCCTTGGGGCGGATTGATCGAGAATATTTTAATGTTTGTGCCCATCGCCATTATTCTTGGGATAACGCTAGTGTGTTCACTTGTGGCGAATGTCGAGAATCAGCTCAGTTCATGGAAGCAGCTGCTTGCACTGCCAATCACACGAACTGCTGTATTTAGTGCCAAATTTGTGATGGTGTTATTGGTCTTGTGCGTGTCTTGTATTTTGCTGAGTGTCGGGACACCCGTACTTGGGTTTGCCTTAGGAATGGATATGCAAAACATACCGTATGGAGATCTTATACGCCTCGGGTTAGTTCCGCTTATGGGCGCCGTTCCGCTGCTGGCCCTGCAGTTGTGGTTGTCACTGACCACGAAAAATCAGGGGATAGCCGTAAGCTTTGGGGTTACGGCTTCGGTTGTCTCGTTGTTCGCCCTTAAGTTTCCTGACTGGATGCCTTTGAAGTGGCCTCTGATGGCATACATCGGTCCCGGACAGACCAAAGTGATCAGCGCTGGTCTTCTACTCGGTGCCGTTATTACACTGGCCGGACTGATTCATTTCAATCGAAGGGATGTGAACTAA
- a CDS encoding ABC transporter ATP-binding protein yields the protein MSELVIQTKGLYKTYRNRAAVDNLNLEIVKGDIYGFLGPNGAGKTTTIRMLLGLIKPTKGSIHLFGKDLTKEKMNILRRTGSLVEYPSYYGHLTAVENLETLRRIIGGPKSRIAEVLDIVGLTKEAKRPVKGYSLGMKQRLGIAAALLGNPELLILDEPTNGLDPSGIQEIRELIKNMPKQHGITVLVSSHLLSEVEQMAGRVGIIREGQMVFQDTIQNLVSQSSSGFRLSVSEPELAMGLAFDMGCDGKLQGQMLELEPMQDAKVAMLVKRLVENQHAVYRVEEKRKSLEDIFMEIVGKGSVQ from the coding sequence GTGAGTGAATTAGTCATTCAAACAAAAGGGTTATACAAAACGTACCGCAATCGCGCGGCCGTCGATAATTTGAATCTTGAAATTGTAAAAGGCGATATTTACGGATTCCTGGGACCGAATGGAGCTGGGAAAACAACCACGATACGGATGCTGCTTGGGCTGATCAAGCCGACGAAGGGATCGATTCATCTGTTCGGCAAGGATTTGACGAAAGAAAAAATGAATATTTTGCGCCGAACAGGTTCGCTGGTGGAGTATCCATCGTATTACGGGCATTTGACCGCGGTTGAGAATTTGGAAACATTGCGGCGGATTATCGGAGGCCCGAAATCCCGGATCGCGGAAGTTCTGGATATTGTAGGTTTGACGAAGGAAGCGAAACGTCCGGTGAAAGGTTATTCCCTTGGTATGAAGCAGCGGCTTGGCATTGCGGCCGCCCTTCTTGGAAATCCGGAGCTGCTGATTCTGGATGAGCCGACGAACGGACTTGATCCTTCAGGGATTCAGGAAATCCGTGAGCTGATTAAAAATATGCCGAAGCAGCACGGGATCACTGTGCTGGTCTCAAGCCACCTGCTCAGTGAAGTGGAACAGATGGCGGGCAGGGTTGGGATTATCCGAGAGGGACAGATGGTGTTCCAGGATACAATCCAAAACCTGGTGTCCCAGTCTTCGAGTGGATTCCGCTTGTCTGTATCTGAGCCGGAGCTTGCCATGGGGCTTGCGTTCGATATGGGGTGTGACGGGAAGCTTCAGGGTCAAATGTTGGAACTAGAACCTATGCAGGATGCTAAGGTTGCTATGCTCGTGAAACGGCTGGTCGAGAATCAACATGCGGTTTACCGTGTTGAAGAGAAGCGAAAGTCGCTGGAGGATATCTTCATGGAAATCGTCGGAAAGGGGAGCGTACAATGA
- a CDS encoding sensor histidine kinase encodes MKWRYKERKKGRFRNSLTSRYLLIILIAMIFMPIMFPLASVFFWFVNDTVLNNEPTPPGKYANGKVLEEMWHQEAAKLGGQSPERINERLREIRQEYPETSIFWVDASSRTRLELPGGQEIPEQWSSEHTVQFMKQSVGTDPFTTVALIGGKKDGGQGFMVMQLPRSYINEPDPIGSRTAIYILFMLTMFIMFILISWMFFVRIRKRLLHLRDAMTSPGETGIPTQIQLNKPDEIGQLEEAYNHMVAQLEKGRQREKEEEELRKSLIANLSHDLRTPLTVIRSHIFSMGNEPLSDTGKESLTLMESKIGDVGGLIDNLLSYSLLTSGRAELNPEPSDVLRLVRESAAGWYPLWEKEGIEADIDLQDEPVIWPIDVLWFKRILDNLFQNVVRHAKSGQYIGIYSKELPGKGMAIIVSDKGPGMGGRSFDKGAGIGLAVVDYLTREMGIDVQVQSSPEGTSITLSRKI; translated from the coding sequence ATGAAATGGCGGTATAAAGAGAGGAAGAAGGGAAGGTTTCGCAACTCGTTAACCTCCCGGTATTTGCTCATTATTTTGATTGCAATGATTTTTATGCCGATCATGTTTCCACTGGCCTCGGTATTTTTTTGGTTTGTAAATGATACCGTGTTGAATAATGAGCCGACTCCTCCAGGTAAGTACGCCAATGGAAAGGTTTTGGAGGAAATGTGGCATCAGGAAGCAGCGAAGCTTGGCGGACAATCTCCAGAGCGGATCAACGAACGCCTCCGGGAGATTAGGCAGGAATACCCTGAAACTTCAATCTTCTGGGTTGACGCCAGCAGCCGGACCCGGCTGGAGCTTCCCGGCGGACAAGAGATTCCTGAGCAGTGGAGTTCAGAGCATACCGTGCAATTTATGAAACAGTCTGTCGGGACGGATCCGTTCACAACTGTAGCGTTGATCGGCGGCAAAAAAGATGGCGGACAGGGCTTTATGGTGATGCAGCTACCCCGAAGTTATATTAATGAACCGGATCCGATAGGTAGTCGAACTGCCATTTATATCTTATTTATGCTCACCATGTTCATTATGTTTATTCTCATATCATGGATGTTTTTTGTGCGTATCCGCAAACGACTGCTGCATCTGCGTGATGCCATGACTTCCCCGGGAGAGACGGGAATCCCTACCCAGATCCAGCTTAACAAGCCAGATGAAATCGGACAGCTGGAAGAGGCTTATAACCATATGGTGGCCCAACTGGAGAAGGGGCGTCAGCGGGAGAAGGAAGAAGAGGAGCTGCGGAAATCGCTCATTGCTAATCTGTCGCATGATTTGCGAACGCCGCTGACGGTGATACGGAGTCATATTTTTTCGATGGGGAACGAGCCGTTAAGTGATACGGGAAAAGAGTCGCTAACACTGATGGAATCGAAGATCGGGGATGTGGGTGGTCTGATCGATAACCTGCTGTCATACAGCCTGCTCACTAGCGGGCGTGCCGAGCTGAATCCGGAGCCGTCCGATGTGCTGCGTTTGGTGCGCGAGAGTGCGGCAGGATGGTATCCGTTGTGGGAAAAAGAAGGAATCGAAGCAGATATCGATCTTCAGGATGAGCCGGTAATCTGGCCGATCGATGTGCTGTGGTTCAAGCGTATTTTGGACAATCTGTTTCAAAATGTGGTCCGTCATGCGAAGTCAGGGCAATACATCGGCATTTATTCGAAGGAGCTGCCTGGTAAGGGGATGGCTATCATCGTGTCCGACAAAGGTCCAGGCATGGGCGGAAGATCGTTCGATAAAGGGGCCGGGATTGGACTGGCTGTTGTAGATTACCTGACCAGAGAAATGGGAATTGATGTCCAGGTTCAATCCTCTCCCGAGGGGACGTCAATTACGCTGTCACGCAAAATTTAA
- a CDS encoding response regulator transcription factor: MSATLLYIEDDREIGEWVNGFLKEKGYGVIWLTGGEKAVESASSCSLAILDVMLPGLDGFTVGQRIKRAYPGMPILMLSARTSIDDKLEGLQFADDYLTKPFHPDELAARVEVLLRRFAVNSAEPAVLKHLTVYEDENRIVNQETEEEIMLTGKQFQIFMYLFRHQGRVMTKEQIYEAVWGESYIEGDKTLMVHIRYLREKLEKDPASPEIIETVRGLGYRVRV, translated from the coding sequence GTGAGCGCAACTCTGTTATATATCGAGGATGACCGGGAGATCGGTGAATGGGTAAACGGTTTTTTGAAGGAGAAAGGTTACGGTGTCATCTGGCTTACGGGCGGAGAAAAAGCAGTGGAGTCGGCGTCATCGTGCAGTCTGGCGATTTTGGATGTCATGCTGCCCGGACTTGACGGCTTCACAGTTGGCCAGCGTATCAAACGGGCGTACCCTGGTATGCCGATTTTGATGCTATCGGCCCGTACGTCGATTGACGATAAGCTTGAAGGACTGCAGTTCGCAGATGATTACTTGACGAAGCCGTTTCACCCCGATGAATTGGCGGCAAGAGTAGAGGTTCTACTTCGCCGTTTTGCTGTAAATTCTGCGGAGCCGGCGGTGCTCAAGCATTTAACCGTATATGAGGATGAGAACCGGATTGTGAATCAGGAGACAGAAGAGGAGATCATGTTGACAGGCAAGCAGTTTCAGATCTTTATGTATTTGTTCCGGCATCAGGGAAGGGTGATGACGAAGGAGCAGATCTATGAAGCGGTCTGGGGAGAGTCCTATATCGAAGGGGACAAAACGCTGATGGTCCATATCCGATATCTGCGCGAGAAGCTGGAAAAAGACCCCGCATCACCGGAAATTATTGAGACGGTTCGGGGGCTGGGCTACCGGGTGAGAGTATGA
- a CDS encoding sensor histidine kinase, translated as MISALAPNGSVYGSQPEKAGEIVRTVDEIGPSRLQNNHFVVHISEGENAKERTNHRISIVRYLSDLNVNNAQEGYAKVDIYDKAVENMLGGISNDGLKLGTMILSGDTMVYTSDGTLNQLSPEESKPFTSRAPNHTAGNNQIMRMNWNGQPYLISSTINTVTGWTVIHYIPVAQITDTFLSNTLNYVFISILALIAALALAFFFHRYFIHPILKLSGSMKIVDSEHLAHTVIQSNREDEIGRLINSYNAMIYRIKTSRESEITASSLQKKAELKMLQSQINPHFLYNTLNAIHSISELHRMDHISTMTKSLSSIYRYNIKYGDVVTVGKELEQVEHYIQIQQIRFFNKFQVEYNIDDDVLDCKIIKFLIQPIIENSFYHGLEPKGGTGVLRLTIKRRRQFLYISVYDNGIGIPEEKLTELRAMLKQDEYTLVEDLDRNFGMRNVHARIKHFYGASCWMNVISEEQAGTTIMMHIPFNKEVSTHENFSSR; from the coding sequence ATGATCTCTGCGCTTGCCCCCAATGGAAGCGTGTACGGGAGCCAACCCGAAAAGGCCGGTGAAATCGTAAGGACGGTTGACGAAATCGGCCCCAGCCGCCTCCAAAACAATCATTTTGTAGTACATATCTCAGAAGGTGAAAATGCGAAGGAGCGTACCAATCATCGTATTTCCATCGTACGCTATTTATCGGACCTGAACGTGAATAACGCTCAGGAAGGATATGCAAAAGTTGATATCTATGATAAAGCCGTTGAAAATATGCTCGGCGGCATCTCAAATGACGGATTAAAGCTCGGAACCATGATTCTGTCAGGGGACACGATGGTCTATACCTCAGATGGAACACTGAATCAGCTAAGTCCGGAGGAATCCAAACCATTCACATCCCGCGCCCCCAATCATACGGCAGGAAACAATCAAATTATGCGAATGAACTGGAATGGACAACCCTATCTGATCAGCAGCACGATCAATACGGTAACCGGTTGGACAGTCATCCATTATATCCCTGTTGCCCAAATAACAGACACCTTTCTCAGCAATACATTGAACTATGTGTTCATTAGCATTTTGGCACTCATAGCAGCACTGGCACTCGCATTCTTTTTCCACCGTTATTTCATCCATCCGATCTTAAAGCTTAGCGGATCAATGAAAATCGTTGATTCAGAGCACTTGGCCCATACCGTTATCCAAAGTAACCGGGAGGATGAAATCGGGAGGCTCATCAACAGCTACAATGCCATGATTTATCGAATAAAGACTAGCCGCGAATCGGAAATTACGGCAAGCAGCCTGCAGAAAAAAGCAGAGCTTAAAATGCTTCAGTCGCAAATTAATCCGCATTTTTTATACAACACGTTAAATGCCATACATTCCATATCAGAACTTCATCGCATGGATCACATATCCACCATGACCAAGAGCTTATCCAGCATTTATCGCTATAACATCAAGTATGGAGATGTGGTCACGGTCGGAAAAGAGCTTGAGCAGGTCGAGCACTATATTCAAATTCAACAAATTCGTTTCTTTAACAAGTTCCAGGTAGAGTACAACATCGATGACGATGTTCTGGATTGCAAAATCATCAAATTTTTAATACAACCGATTATCGAAAACTCCTTCTACCATGGGTTGGAACCGAAAGGCGGCACCGGTGTGCTTCGTCTAACCATCAAGCGGCGTAGACAGTTTCTTTATATTTCCGTCTATGATAATGGAATTGGCATTCCGGAAGAGAAGCTGACTGAACTGAGGGCAATGCTGAAGCAGGATGAGTACACACTGGTAGAGGATCTTGATCGGAACTTTGGGATGAGGAATGTTCACGCCCGGATCAAGCATTTTTACGGTGCAAGCTGCTGGATGAATGTCATCAGTGAAGAGCAAGCAGGTACAACGATTATGATGCATATTCCGTTCAACAAGGAGGTTAGCACACATGAAAATTTTAGTAGCAGATGA